From one Microbacterium aurum genomic stretch:
- a CDS encoding PHP domain-containing protein has product MDPVDALLEIATLLERERASRYRSSAFRTAAAVVERLTPAERADAAGLRRRKGIGDSSFAVIQEALAGQVPRYLVELRERYAPARSALRSALRGDLHCHSEWSDGMTSIAQMAAAARGLGHEYLALTDHSPRLRVANGLSPERLRAQLEEIPAYSDDGFTLLSGIEVDILDGGELDQEPELLQALDVVVASAHSKLRMEAAPMTRRLVTAVSSGQVDVLGHVTGRLITGSRGTRPPSTFDAGAVFDACAAHRVAVEINSRPEREDPPDDLIALALERGCLFSIDSDAHAPGQLGLIDEGAARAERLGVPVERIVTTWPLARLREWLAR; this is encoded by the coding sequence GTGGATCCCGTCGACGCGCTCCTGGAGATCGCGACCCTGCTCGAACGCGAGCGGGCGTCGCGATATCGTTCGTCCGCCTTCCGCACCGCCGCCGCCGTCGTCGAGCGGCTGACCCCGGCGGAGCGGGCGGATGCCGCGGGCCTGCGTCGGCGCAAGGGGATCGGCGATTCGTCGTTCGCGGTCATCCAGGAGGCGCTGGCGGGACAGGTGCCGCGTTACCTCGTGGAACTCCGCGAACGCTACGCCCCCGCGCGGTCGGCACTGCGGTCGGCACTGCGGGGAGACCTGCACTGCCACTCCGAGTGGTCGGACGGCATGACCTCGATCGCGCAGATGGCGGCCGCGGCGCGCGGGCTGGGGCACGAGTACCTCGCTCTCACCGACCACTCACCACGGCTGCGGGTGGCGAACGGGCTCTCGCCGGAGCGGCTGCGGGCGCAGCTGGAGGAGATCCCGGCATACTCCGACGACGGCTTCACCCTGTTGAGCGGAATCGAGGTCGACATCCTCGACGGCGGCGAGCTCGACCAGGAGCCTGAGCTGCTTCAGGCGCTCGACGTCGTGGTGGCTTCGGCGCACTCGAAGCTGCGGATGGAGGCGGCGCCGATGACACGCCGGCTCGTGACGGCGGTCTCCAGCGGTCAGGTGGATGTGCTCGGCCACGTCACGGGGCGCCTCATCACCGGCTCGCGGGGCACGCGCCCGCCGTCGACGTTCGATGCCGGCGCCGTGTTCGATGCGTGCGCCGCGCACCGGGTCGCTGTCGAGATCAACTCCCGGCCGGAGCGCGAGGACCCGCCCGACGACCTCATCGCGCTGGCACTGGAGCGCGGATGCCTGTTCTCGATCGACTCCGACGCGCACGCGCCCGGTCAGCTGGGGCTGATCGACGAGGGCGCGGCGCGGGCCGAGCGCCTCGGCGTCCCGGTCGAGCGCATCGTCACGACGTGGCCGCTCGCGCGCCTGCGGGAGTGGCTCGCGCGCTGA
- a CDS encoding 5'-3' exonuclease, with the protein MPDRLMLLDTASLYFRAFYGVPDTVRAPDGTPVNAARGLLDMIAKLVATYEPTHLVACWDDDWRPQWRVDLIPSYKTHRVAEVVAAGPDVEVVPDPLEAQVPLIRAELGALGIPIVGAADHEADDVIGSLAAQSTMPVDVVTGDRDLFQLVDDDRGVRVVYTGRGMSNLELLDAAAIVGRYGVLPEQYADYAVMRGDASDGLPGVAGIGEKTAASLLAAHGDLAGIIAAAASGTGMTAGIRAKILAAADYLAVAPRVVEVVRDLDLGEIDARIRATDAGELDALAERWGLGASAGRAAAALAARADA; encoded by the coding sequence ATGCCCGACCGTCTCATGCTGCTCGACACCGCGTCGCTCTACTTCCGCGCGTTCTACGGCGTACCCGACACCGTGCGCGCTCCCGACGGGACGCCGGTGAATGCGGCGCGGGGCCTGCTCGACATGATCGCCAAGCTCGTGGCGACGTACGAGCCGACGCATCTGGTCGCGTGCTGGGACGACGACTGGCGCCCGCAGTGGCGCGTCGATCTCATCCCCAGCTACAAGACGCATCGCGTCGCCGAGGTCGTCGCCGCCGGTCCCGACGTGGAGGTCGTGCCCGATCCCCTCGAGGCCCAGGTTCCGCTCATCCGGGCAGAGCTCGGCGCCCTCGGCATTCCCATCGTGGGTGCCGCTGACCACGAGGCCGACGACGTCATCGGGTCACTCGCTGCCCAGTCCACCATGCCGGTCGACGTCGTCACGGGCGACCGCGACCTGTTCCAGCTCGTCGACGACGACCGCGGCGTCCGCGTCGTCTACACCGGACGCGGAATGAGCAACCTCGAACTGCTCGACGCAGCGGCCATCGTCGGACGGTACGGCGTGCTCCCCGAGCAGTACGCCGACTACGCCGTCATGCGCGGCGACGCCTCTGACGGGCTGCCGGGCGTCGCCGGCATCGGGGAGAAGACGGCCGCGAGCCTGCTCGCCGCGCACGGCGACCTGGCCGGCATCATCGCGGCGGCGGCATCCGGCACGGGGATGACCGCCGGCATCCGCGCGAAGATCCTCGCCGCGGCGGACTATCTCGCCGTCGCGCCCCGCGTCGTCGAGGTGGTGCGCGACCTGGACCTCGGCGAGATCGACGCGCGCATCCGGGCGACGGATGCCGGTGAGCTCGACGCACTGGCCGAGCGCTGGGGTCTGGGTGCGTCCGCCGGCCGCGCGGCCGCCGCGCTCGCCGCCCGCGCCGACGCCTGA
- the rpsA gene encoding 30S ribosomal protein S1 translates to MTTATTAPATKQVAINDIGSAEDFLAAVEKTLKFFNDGDLIEGTVVKIDRDEVLLDVGYKTEGVIPSRELSIKHDVDPNEVVKVGDEVEALVLQKEDKEGRLILSKKRAQYERAWGDVEKIKENDGVVTGTVIEVVKGGLIVDIGLRGFLPASLIELRRVRDLTPYLGQEIEAKILELDKNRNNVVLSRRALLEQTQSESRTTFLNNLHKGQVRKGVVSSIVNFGAFVDLGGVDGLVHVSELSWKHIEHASEVVEVGQEVTVEILEVDLDRERVSLSLKATQEDPWQVFARTHAIGQVAPGKVTKLVPFGAFVRVADGIEGLVHISELSGKHVELAEQVVSVGEEVFVKIIDIDLERRRISLSLKQANESVDPNGTEFDPALYGMATEYDENGEYKYPEGFDPESGAWLEGFDAQREKWEQEYAAAQARWEQHKAAVAKALEAEAAAPVETGASSFSSETVGGGTLADDEALAALREKLSGR, encoded by the coding sequence ATGACTACCGCAACGACCGCCCCGGCCACCAAGCAGGTCGCCATCAACGACATCGGATCTGCTGAGGACTTCCTGGCCGCGGTCGAGAAGACCCTGAAGTTCTTCAACGACGGAGACCTCATCGAAGGCACCGTCGTGAAGATCGACCGCGACGAGGTCCTCCTCGACGTCGGGTACAAGACCGAGGGCGTCATCCCCTCGCGCGAGCTCTCCATCAAGCACGACGTCGACCCGAACGAGGTCGTCAAGGTCGGCGACGAGGTCGAAGCCCTCGTCCTCCAGAAGGAGGACAAGGAAGGCCGCCTCATCCTCTCCAAGAAGCGGGCGCAGTACGAGCGCGCCTGGGGCGACGTCGAGAAGATCAAGGAGAACGACGGGGTCGTCACCGGCACCGTCATCGAGGTCGTCAAGGGTGGCCTCATCGTCGACATCGGCCTGCGCGGGTTCCTCCCGGCATCGCTCATCGAGTTGCGTCGCGTCCGCGACCTCACGCCGTACCTCGGTCAGGAGATCGAGGCGAAGATCCTCGAGCTCGACAAGAACCGCAACAACGTCGTGCTGAGCCGCCGCGCCCTGCTCGAGCAGACGCAGTCGGAGTCGCGCACCACGTTCCTCAACAACCTGCACAAGGGTCAGGTCCGCAAGGGTGTCGTCTCGTCGATCGTCAACTTCGGTGCGTTCGTCGACCTCGGCGGCGTGGACGGCCTCGTGCACGTCTCCGAGCTGTCGTGGAAGCACATCGAGCACGCCTCCGAGGTCGTCGAGGTGGGCCAGGAGGTCACCGTCGAGATCCTCGAGGTCGACCTCGACCGCGAGCGCGTCTCGCTGTCGCTGAAGGCGACGCAGGAGGACCCGTGGCAGGTCTTCGCCCGCACCCACGCGATCGGTCAGGTCGCGCCGGGCAAGGTCACCAAGCTCGTCCCGTTCGGTGCGTTCGTCCGCGTCGCGGACGGCATCGAGGGCCTCGTGCACATCTCCGAGCTCTCCGGCAAGCACGTCGAGCTCGCCGAGCAGGTCGTGTCGGTCGGTGAAGAGGTCTTCGTCAAGATCATCGACATCGACCTCGAGCGTCGCCGCATCTCGCTGTCGCTCAAGCAGGCCAACGAGTCGGTCGACCCCAACGGCACCGAGTTCGACCCGGCGCTGTACGGCATGGCGACCGAGTACGACGAGAACGGCGAGTACAAGTACCCCGAGGGCTTCGACCCCGAGTCGGGTGCCTGGCTCGAGGGCTTCGACGCGCAGCGTGAGAAGTGGGAGCAGGAGTACGCCGCCGCTCAGGCGCGCTGGGAGCAGCACAAGGCTGCCGTCGCGAAGGCCCTCGAGGCTGAGGCGGCCGCTCCGGTCGAGACCGGTGCCTCCTCCTTCTCTTCGGAGACGGTCGGCGGCGGCACCCTCGCCGACGACGAGGCGCTCGCGGCGCTCCGCGAGAAGCTCTCGGGTCGCTGA
- a CDS encoding YchJ family protein: MSFGVAAQGRTPSADAPCLCGGGAYGDCCGPVLAGAPAATAEQLMRSRFTAFALGHARHVRDSWHPSTAPASVDLDDGLRWDRLDIVRADEGRPGDRRGVVEFVASWRDPRTAESGRLHEVSRFRFALGRWYYLDGEVDADR, encoded by the coding sequence ATGTCCTTCGGAGTCGCCGCGCAGGGGAGAACGCCCTCGGCCGACGCGCCCTGTCTGTGCGGTGGCGGCGCGTACGGCGACTGCTGCGGCCCGGTCCTGGCCGGCGCCCCGGCGGCGACGGCGGAGCAGCTCATGCGATCGCGGTTCACCGCCTTCGCGCTCGGCCATGCCCGCCACGTTCGCGACTCCTGGCATCCCTCGACAGCCCCGGCATCCGTCGACCTGGACGACGGACTGCGCTGGGACCGGCTCGACATCGTGCGCGCCGACGAAGGCCGACCCGGCGATCGCCGCGGCGTCGTCGAGTTCGTCGCGTCGTGGCGCGACCCCCGCACCGCGGAGAGCGGGCGGTTGCACGAGGTGAGCCGGTTCCGGTTCGCGCTCGGCCGGTGGTACTACCTCGACGGCGAGGTCGACGCCGACCGGTGA
- a CDS encoding aromatic ring-opening dioxygenase LigA, translating into MSEEVVATADTLEPPQKKVGVVKVAGILGILGGIALIVVGVVVWVMVSSQLRAENITVPDDAMAFQGQTVAGPFTAYVQADIIQHHALEASGGKTYAELPQDDPVRATMMNASFLRASLFTSVVSFGVAAFAIGIGILSILFGLALNRLAAVPVIVRRSAVTRS; encoded by the coding sequence ACTCTCGAGCCCCCGCAGAAGAAGGTGGGGGTCGTCAAGGTCGCCGGCATTCTCGGCATCCTCGGCGGCATCGCCCTCATCGTCGTCGGCGTCGTCGTCTGGGTGATGGTCTCCAGCCAGCTGCGCGCCGAGAACATCACCGTCCCCGACGACGCGATGGCCTTCCAGGGTCAGACCGTCGCCGGTCCCTTCACCGCCTACGTGCAGGCCGACATCATCCAGCACCACGCGCTCGAGGCCTCGGGCGGCAAGACCTACGCCGAGCTGCCGCAGGACGACCCGGTGCGCGCGACGATGATGAACGCGTCGTTCCTCCGCGCGTCGCTGTTCACGTCGGTCGTCTCGTTCGGTGTCGCGGCATTCGCAATCGGCATCGGCATCCTGTCGATCCTCTTCGGTCTCGCGCTGAACCGACTGGCCGCCGTGCCGGTGATCGTCCGCCGGTCGGCCGTCACCCGCTCGTAA
- a CDS encoding PAS domain-containing sensor histidine kinase, whose amino-acid sequence MRRATAAGAPSATPRTRRRTTLRFDLRDRVAVGNQLLLCGIVVVLFVGGTLAGVLSSPGVFAIGTLLIAVATIATLAVPWTRVAPAWVALVPLVDIVAIAVLRVAEPPAGLGLLWAFPAMWLASLGLAGLIVSCVLIPLLYWVLLVVGPASAFTFSTLLLPIVIIAISSAGYVATRRFTAQRDLLDAQAARLAFARSAAVRQEQLVTEVLDTVDFGVVRLSVGGDIVYENDAVGRLSSAIPELHPASGRTTLLAEDGRTPLPANDHPLARTRRGETFDDVVVWSQDAEGRRSALTFTARRLIDHRGEDGGAVLVARDVTAEREALRARDDLVASVSHELRTPLTSVLGYLELALDEEDLPERARRYVDTALSSSERLLAIVADILTASRRSLQSVESSVHPREIDVVEIVRASILALRPLADDRVIKVTVDGAESAVAYADPGRLRQVIDNLLGNAIKFNRDGGSIEVTVHTDGDTTTIAVRDTGIGIGEEDRGRVFERFFRASEDIAGNGLGLAISHEIVRAHDGELTVASEPGVGSTFTVALPAKAGTRVTR is encoded by the coding sequence ATGAGACGAGCGACAGCGGCGGGTGCGCCGTCCGCGACGCCGCGCACGCGTCGGCGCACGACACTGCGGTTCGACTTGCGCGACCGGGTCGCCGTCGGCAACCAACTGCTGTTGTGCGGCATCGTCGTCGTCCTGTTCGTCGGCGGCACCCTCGCCGGGGTGCTGAGCAGCCCCGGCGTGTTCGCGATCGGCACCCTCCTCATCGCCGTCGCGACGATCGCGACGCTCGCCGTCCCGTGGACGAGGGTCGCGCCCGCGTGGGTCGCTCTCGTGCCGCTGGTCGACATCGTGGCGATCGCGGTGCTGCGCGTCGCGGAGCCGCCGGCGGGTCTCGGCCTGCTCTGGGCGTTCCCGGCGATGTGGCTCGCGTCGCTCGGGCTGGCCGGCCTCATCGTCAGCTGCGTGCTGATCCCGCTGCTGTACTGGGTGCTGCTGGTGGTCGGCCCGGCATCCGCCTTCACCTTCTCGACCCTGCTGCTGCCGATCGTCATCATCGCGATCAGCAGCGCGGGCTACGTGGCCACACGCCGGTTCACCGCACAGCGCGACCTGCTCGATGCGCAGGCGGCGCGGCTCGCGTTCGCCCGCTCCGCCGCCGTGCGCCAGGAGCAGCTGGTGACCGAGGTGCTCGACACCGTCGACTTCGGCGTCGTGCGGCTGTCGGTCGGCGGTGACATCGTCTACGAGAACGACGCCGTCGGTCGCCTCAGCAGCGCGATTCCCGAACTGCACCCGGCGTCGGGGCGGACGACTCTGCTCGCCGAGGACGGCCGCACGCCGCTGCCGGCGAACGACCACCCGCTGGCGCGCACCCGGCGCGGCGAGACGTTCGACGATGTCGTGGTGTGGTCGCAGGATGCCGAGGGTCGCCGCTCGGCGCTGACGTTCACGGCACGGCGGCTCATCGACCATCGCGGCGAGGACGGCGGGGCCGTGCTCGTGGCACGCGATGTGACGGCGGAGCGCGAGGCGCTGCGCGCCCGCGACGACCTCGTCGCCTCGGTGTCGCACGAACTGCGCACGCCGCTGACATCGGTGCTCGGCTACCTCGAACTCGCGCTCGACGAGGAGGACCTGCCGGAGCGCGCCCGCCGCTACGTCGACACCGCGCTCAGCAGCAGCGAGCGCCTCCTCGCGATCGTCGCCGACATCCTCACCGCGTCGCGGCGTTCGCTGCAGTCGGTGGAGTCGTCGGTGCATCCGCGCGAGATCGACGTGGTCGAGATCGTGCGCGCGTCGATCCTCGCGCTCCGCCCGCTCGCGGACGACCGCGTCATCAAGGTCACCGTCGACGGGGCGGAGAGCGCCGTCGCCTACGCCGATCCGGGACGGCTGCGACAGGTGATCGACAACCTGCTGGGCAATGCGATCAAGTTCAACCGCGACGGCGGGTCGATCGAGGTCACCGTCCACACCGATGGGGACACGACGACGATCGCGGTGCGCGACACCGGCATCGGGATCGGCGAAGAGGATCGCGGTCGCGTCTTCGAACGGTTCTTCCGCGCCTCCGAGGACATCGCCGGCAACGGCCTGGGACTTGCCATCAGCCACGAGATCGTCCGGGCCCACGACGGTGAGCTGACGGTGGCCTCCGAGCCCGGGGTCGGCTCGACGTTCACCGTCGCGCTGCCGGCCAAGGCGGGGACGCGGGTGACGCGATGA